In Amycolatopsis sp. FBCC-B4732, the genomic stretch GATGTGGTCTAGACCATAAGTCGATTCGGGCACAACGGTCAACGAACTACCGCCGTTCGACGATTTCGCTGCTCCGCTCGGCTCAGTGCGAAGGTCGGGACGGCTGCTGCAGGTGTTCGCCGAAGAAAGACGTCACTCGGCGCCAGGCGTCTTCCGACGCTTCGTGGTGGTAGGTGAACCCGATCACCTTGAGCAGCAGGTTCAGCGGCAGGGCGACGTCGATCTTGTTCGCGAACCCGTGGCTCGCGCCCGGGTACTCCTTGACGTCGTGCGGGATCTCGCGCTCGGTGAGCGCCGTCTCGAGCTTCGCCGCCGCGCCGCGCAGCGAGAAGTCCTTCTTGCCGAAGCTGGCGACGACCGGGCAGGCGTCGTCGAGCACCGACAGGTTCTTCGGTAGCTGCCCGTAGTACGGCGCCGACGCCTCGAACCCGCGGGCCGCCGCGACGAGGGCGAAGCCGCCGCCCATGCAGAAGCCGGCGATGCCGATCCGGCCCGTGCAGTCCGGGCGGGCGGCGAGCAGCGCGCGGGACGCCTCGATGTCGTCGAAGCTGCGCCCCCGGTTGGCGAACATGTCCGAAAACACCCGGCGCACGCAGCGGCGCATGCCCCCGCGCGAGTACAGGTCCGGGCTGAGCGCCAAGAAGCCCTCGGCGGCGAAGCGGTCGGTGATGTTCTTCGTGTCCTGGCTCAGCCCGAAAGCGTCGTGGACGAGCACCACACCGGGGTGCGGCCCTTCGCCGGCGGGTTCCGCCAGGTAGCCGCCGATGGTGCCGTCCGAAACCGGAATCGTCATCTCCATATCGGCGACGATAGCGCGTTCAATCCAGGGTGAACGGGTCGTACGAAATCCGTTCCAGGTCGATCCCCTTGGCGAGCAGCTTCGCGATGGTGGATTGGATCATCGGCGGCGAACCGGAAACGAGGACGTCGTGGTTCTTCCACGAGCCCCGCTGCGTCACGGCGTGCGCGAGCGTGCCGCGGTCGCCGCCGGCCACCGCGCCTTCCTCGGTGACCGGCGTGACCGTCAGCCATTTGGACGTCGCGGCCAGCCGGCGCAAATCGTCCAATGCGTACAAATCTTCCGGTCTTCGGCCGCCGAAGAACAGGTGTACCGGCGGATTACGCTTCCAGCGCGCGAGGTCGTCGATGATCGCCATCAGCGGCGTGATGCCGGTGCCGCCGCCGATCAGCAGCAGGCGCCGCTTGGTGGTGGTCGGCCGCACGTCGAGCGCGCCCATCGACGGCCCGAGGCGCCAGACGTCACCCGGCCGGGTGTGGTTGACGATGCTGCCGCTGACCCAGCCGCCGGGCACCGCGCGCACGTGGAACGTGAGCTGCCCGTCGCCGCGCGGCGCGTTCGCCGGGGACAGGTACCGCCAGAACCGGGGCCGCTGCGGCACTTCGACGCTGACGTACCCGCCGGCGCGGTACGGCAGCAGCCCCTCGGTGTGCACCTTCACCAGCGCGACGTCGCGGGCGAGTTTCCGGTGCTCCAGCACGGTCGCCGACCACGCCGCCGGCCCGGTCTCCGCCTGCGCCGCCTCGCGCATGGTCTTGGCGATGAGCCCGTACGCCGAGGTCCACGCCGATTCGACCTCGTGCGTCCACTTCTCCTTGAGGAACCGCTTGAGCGCCGCGATCAGCGCCACGCCGACGGCGTCGTAGTGGCGGGAGACGACGGCGAACTTGCGGTGGTCGCGGCCCAGCTGGCCGAGGAAGGTGACCAGCTCGTCGGGCCGGTCGACCATCTGCACGACGTACACGAGCGCGCGCAGCAGCCTGCTCCGCTGGGTCGACATGGTGACCGGGAACAGGTCGCGGCAATCGGGGGCGATCACGAACAACGCGCCGTAGAAGTACTGCGCCAGTTCGTCGGCTCTCGGCTCGACGGCCGCAAAACTTTCACGAATCAATCGTGCCAGTTCGCGACCTTCCACAGCCGAAACAGGAAGTGTCTCGGGCAGCGTGGAGATCTTCACGGATTCAGCATTCATCGGGAACGGTAATCTCCAGTCGTGCACAGGTAAAAGCGCCGTCCATGCGGCGTCGCTGTCGCGGTGCCGCCCCCGAGGGTTTCCGACTGTAGGCGCATTCCCGTGCAGATGCGCGTGATTCCGCGTGGTCCCGCTCGATCGGAGCAATTTGGACACACCGGGTCAACCCGATCTGGCACTGCGTAAAAACGATCAGTTCACGGTGAAATGTTCACCGGACAGGAGTATTGCCTTTCCGGTGTTACGGGAATCAGTCGATCGTGAACGGATCGTATTGGATCTGGTCCAGTGCGCTGCCCGCCACGAGCATGCGCGAGACCGTCGCGCGGATCATCGCCGGCGAGCCGGACACGAGGATGTCGTGGCCGGGCCAGGCGCCGTAGCGCGTGACGGCCTCGGCCAGCGTGCCCTGCTCGAACCCGGGGACGTCGCCGCCGCGCTCCACCACCGGCGAGATGGTGAGCCACGGGTTGATGGCCGCGAGCGCGCGCAGCTCTTCGAGGTCGTAGAGGTCCTCACGGGACGGTCCGCCGTAGAAGAGGTGCGTCTTCGGGTTCTCACCCCACAGCGCGAGGTGGTCGAGGATCGAGCGCAGCGGCGCCACGCCGGTGCCGCCGGCGATCATCAGCACGCCTCGTGACGCTTCGCGGTCGACCGTCAGCCGGCCGAGTGGCGGGCCGAGCCGCCAGACGTCGCCGGGCTGGGTGTGGCTGACGATGGCGCGGGAGACCCAGCCGCCGTCGACCGCGCGGACGTGGAACTCGATGCCGCCGTCCTCGCGCGGCGCGTTCGCCGGCGAAAGGTAGCGCCACAGCCGCGGCCGCTGCGGCACTTCGACGCTCATGTACTGGCCGGGGTGGTAGGGCACCGGCTGCTCCGGCCGCAGCCGGACGAGGGCGAGGTCCCAGGTCAGCCGCCGGTGCTCGACCACGGTGGCGTGCCACGACGGCGGGTTCTGGTCGGCCGCGGCGGCGTCCTGCATGGCCCGCGCGGCGATCGTGAAGGCCTCGGCCCACGCGCGTTCGACCTCCGGCGTCCACTCCCGGCCGAGGTGGTTCTTGAGCGACGCGAGCAGGGCCGTCCCGACTGCTTCGTAGTGCCGCGGCACCACGCCGAACTTGCGGTGATCGCGCCCGAGCTGGCGCAGGAACGGCGCCAGGTCGTCGGGCCGGTCCACCATCTGCACGATGTGCACCAGCGCGCGGACCAGCCGGCCGCGCTGGATCTCCATGTTGATCGGGAAGAAGTCGCGCGTGGTGGGGGCCAGGGTGAACAGCATCCCGTAAAAGAACTGGGAGATGTCCGCGATGTACGGCTCGGACTTCGCCCAGCTGTCCCGGATGAGCTTGACCATCGCGGCGACGGCGGCGGGGGCTTCACGCGGGGCCGAAGACCTGGGGAGCGGGCTGACCGAGTCGGCGGTCATGAGGGGTTGTTCACGGGTCGGGGACCGCCTCCTGGGTCCATCGCCACTGCAGCCACCTCGTCACTCGAACGCGCCGCGCGCGCGGCCCGTCCGCAGGGTAGCCGCCGGGCGGCCTTTTGCCCGCATTGTTGCTCCGACCGGGTGTATTTCCGCCGGTGGGAGCGTGG encodes the following:
- a CDS encoding globin domain-containing protein is translated as MTADSVSPLPRSSAPREAPAAVAAMVKLIRDSWAKSEPYIADISQFFYGMLFTLAPTTRDFFPINMEIQRGRLVRALVHIVQMVDRPDDLAPFLRQLGRDHRKFGVVPRHYEAVGTALLASLKNHLGREWTPEVERAWAEAFTIAARAMQDAAAADQNPPSWHATVVEHRRLTWDLALVRLRPEQPVPYHPGQYMSVEVPQRPRLWRYLSPANAPREDGGIEFHVRAVDGGWVSRAIVSHTQPGDVWRLGPPLGRLTVDREASRGVLMIAGGTGVAPLRSILDHLALWGENPKTHLFYGGPSREDLYDLEELRALAAINPWLTISPVVERGGDVPGFEQGTLAEAVTRYGAWPGHDILVSGSPAMIRATVSRMLVAGSALDQIQYDPFTID
- a CDS encoding dienelactone hydrolase family protein, whose amino-acid sequence is MEMTIPVSDGTIGGYLAEPAGEGPHPGVVLVHDAFGLSQDTKNITDRFAAEGFLALSPDLYSRGGMRRCVRRVFSDMFANRGRSFDDIEASRALLAARPDCTGRIGIAGFCMGGGFALVAAARGFEASAPYYGQLPKNLSVLDDACPVVASFGKKDFSLRGAAAKLETALTEREIPHDVKEYPGASHGFANKIDVALPLNLLLKVIGFTYHHEASEDAWRRVTSFFGEHLQQPSRPSH
- a CDS encoding globin domain-containing protein → MARLIRESFAAVEPRADELAQYFYGALFVIAPDCRDLFPVTMSTQRSRLLRALVYVVQMVDRPDELVTFLGQLGRDHRKFAVVSRHYDAVGVALIAALKRFLKEKWTHEVESAWTSAYGLIAKTMREAAQAETGPAAWSATVLEHRKLARDVALVKVHTEGLLPYRAGGYVSVEVPQRPRFWRYLSPANAPRGDGQLTFHVRAVPGGWVSGSIVNHTRPGDVWRLGPSMGALDVRPTTTKRRLLLIGGGTGITPLMAIIDDLARWKRNPPVHLFFGGRRPEDLYALDDLRRLAATSKWLTVTPVTEEGAVAGGDRGTLAHAVTQRGSWKNHDVLVSGSPPMIQSTIAKLLAKGIDLERISYDPFTLD